Proteins encoded in a region of the Tripterygium wilfordii isolate XIE 37 chromosome 21, ASM1340144v1, whole genome shotgun sequence genome:
- the LOC119990160 gene encoding splicing factor 3B subunit 2-like: MTAEVVPYQNGVLSNGDLTSKAVKKSRESERRRRRRKQKKNNKASQVSEAADSANGDGSDAGEDEAKENGDPQQQVVEKVEIEYVPEHAELDDGLDEEFRKVFEKFSFRDTAGAEENDKKDESAQNADTKKKADSDSDEEEEDSQQREKGFSNKKKKLQRRMKIAELKQICSRPDVVEVWDATSADPKLLVFLKAYRNTVPVPRHWCQKRKFLQGKRGIEKQPFQLPDFVAATGIEKIRQAYTEKEDGKKLKQKQRERMQPKMGKMDIDYQVLHDAFFKYQTKPKLTTHGDLYHEGKEFEVKLREMKPGTLSQELKEALGMAEGAPPPWLINMQRYGPPPSYPHLKIPGLNAPIPLGTSFGYHAGGWGKPPVDEFGRPLYGDVFGVQQQEQPNYEEEPVDKTKHWGDLEEEEEEEEEEEEEEEIEEEELEDGIQSVDSLSSTPTGVETPDVIDLRKQQRKEPDRPLYQVLEEKEEKIAPGTLLGTTHTYVVGSGTQDKTSAKRVDLLKGQKSDRVDVTLAPEELESMENVLPAKYEEAREEEKLRSQREDFSDMVAENEKKRKRKMQEKEGKSKKKDFKF, translated from the exons ATGACAGCCGAGGTAGTTCCATATCAAAACGGCGTCCTATCAAATGGAGATCTAACCTCTAAAGCTGTGAAGAAGTCGCGGGAAAGTGAACGACGCCGTCGGAGACGGAAGCAGAAGAAGAACAATAAGGCGTCTCAAGTTTCAGAGGCGGCGGACTCTGCCAACGGCGACGGAAGCGACGCTGGTGAAGATGAGGCTAAAGAGAATGGTGATCCTCAACAACAG gttgtggagaaagttgaaatTGAGTATGTACCAGAACATGCAGAGCTAGATGATGGTTTGGATGAAGAGTTTAGAAAGGTCTTTGAGAAATTCAGTTTCCGTGACACTGCTGGTGCTGAG GAGAATGATAAAAAGGATGAGTCTGCCCAAAATGCTGACACAAAGAAAAAGGCTGATTCAGACTCtgatgaggaagaagaggatagtcaacaaagagagaaagggttctcaaataagaagaaaaag CTTCAACGACGGATGAAGATCGCTGAATTGAAACAAATATGCTCAAGGCCTGATGTTGTTGAG GTGTGGGATGCCACTTCTGCAGACCCAAAATTGCTGGTATTTCTGAAAGCATACCGGAACACAGTTCCTGTGCCGAGGCATTGGTGTCAGAAGAGGAAGTTCTTACAG GGTAAGCGTGGTATTGAAAAGCAACCTTTTCAGCTCCCTGATTTTGTTGCTGCCACTGGAATTGAGAAAATTAGACAG GCGTATACAGAAAAGGAGGACGGTAAGAAGTTAAAACAGAAGCAGCGTGAGCGTATGCAGCCAAAGATGGGCAAAATGGATATTGACTATCAG GTCCTCCATGATGCcttttttaaataccaaacaAAGCCAAAGCTGACTACTCATGGTGATCTGTATCATGAAGGGAAAGAATTTGAG GTAAAGCTTAGGGAGATGAAGCCAGGCACACTGTCGCAAGAACTAAAAGAAGCACTTGGTATGGCTGAGGGTGCTCCCCCACCATGGCTTATTAATATGCAG AGATATGGGCCTCCACCATCTTACCCGCACCTGAAAATCCCTGGACTGAATGCTCCTATTCCTCTGGGGACTAGCTTTGGATATCATGCTGGTGGTTGGGGCAAGCCTCCTGTTGATGAA TTTGGACGTCCTCTGTATGGAGATGTCTTTGGTGTTCAGCAACAAGAACAGCCCAATTATGAG GAAGAGCCAGTTGACAAGACCAAGCACTGGGGTGATttggaagaggaggaagaggaagaggaggaggaggaggaagaagaagagattgaaGAAGAGGAGCTTGAGGATGGCATTCAATCTGTAGATAGCCTTTCAAG CACTCCGACTGGTGTTGAGACACCTGATGTTATTGATCTCCGCAAGCAACAAAGAAAGGAACCTGACAGGCCTCTTTACCAA GTActtgaagagaaagaagaaaagattgcTCCAGGAACCTTACTTGGAACAACACACAC GTATGTGGTTGGCAGTGGCACCCAAGATAAGACATCTGCCAAGAGG GTTGATTTGCTTAAAGGTCAAAAGTCGGATAGGGTGGATGTTACACTTGCACCTGAAGAACTGGAATCAATGGAAAACGTTTTGCCGGCTAA GTACGAAGAAGCAAGGGAGGAGGAGAAGCTGCGTAGTCAGCGTGAGGATTTCAGTGACATGGTTGCTGAG aatgagaagaaaaggaaacggAAAATGCAAGAAAAAGAGGGGAAATCGAAGAAAAAGGATTTCAAATTCTAA
- the LOC119989438 gene encoding wings apart-like protein 1 isoform X1 — MIVRTYGRRNRGGAPGTYSDSLDGDNDPSVFDSLSQETSQDFCSFNLLSQESSSIWSSSFDPDLYGHCSSQRSSSQFEDALSNDTVRKTKRAKNGKREAGKAMTSWVPSNSTTLMEAQEFGEMMEHVDEVNFALDGLKKEQPVRIRRASLLSLLSICGTVHQRRLLRTQGIAKNIVDAILGLSFDDSPCNLAAAALFHVLTSDGQDDHLLESPSSIRFLIKLLKPVISAATVDKARNMGFKLLALRKDIGISREVSTVSDSSAAAILSKVQQILVSSKDVKSWDDGEMERLELNAKWMALLTMEKACLSKISFEDVSGAVRKTGGNFKEKLRELGGLYTVFEVAMECHNVFKRMVEYSQPSTPDVKDYLDLQSLAILLKCLKIMENATFLSKDNQTHLLGMRGKLASHGSKLSFTSLIISIIKILSGFYLLQHPPATSGNEKCSLFDAVDNKVDSNEAKSIGSSKRCSSTGRTSSEISLISSQRSSRESYAHHSVSSSESATTSMRDSCLIKTGLSSSSSGSCHGAVLRISSSETLGTSNGMRINFDHVERSCGSKDISCELLKESQDPFAFDEDELAPSKWEVLSGKEKISRIKRNILKDKEFGNQLMMSQEASSGLENHQKELGDLDHLLSLENMSSPAADKGNSGLLSDCLLTAIKVLMNLTNENPVGCQQIAACGGLETMSSLIADHFPLFSSPSLPLIETKENTSRSELQHQSDQHLTDQELDYLVAILGLLVNLVEKDASNRSRLAAASIVLPASDGLEEESHRDVISLLCSIFLANRGAGDASEEGNTVSWDDEAALLQEEKEAEKMIVQAYAALLLAFLSTESKSVRDAIANFLPNRNLTVLVPVLERFVAFHLTLNMISPETHISVMEVIKSCRVP; from the exons ATATGGTCTTCCTCTTTCGATCCCGACCTGTACGGGCATTGTTCGTCCCAGAGATCATCGTCCCAGTTCGAAGATGCGTTGTCGAACGACACGGTTAGGAAGACGAAGAGAGCTAAGAACGGGAAGAGGGAAGCGGGAAAGGCGATGACATCGTGGGTTCCGTCCAATTCCACTACGTTGATGGAGGCGCAGGAGTTTGGAGAGATGATGGAGCATGTGGACGAGGTGAATTTTGCACTCGATGGGTTAAAGAAGGAGCAGCCTGTGCGGATCAGGAGGGCGAGCTTGTTGTCACTGTTGTCAATTTGTGGGACGGTTCACCAGCGTAGACTCCTGAGGACTCAGGG GATAGCAAAGAATATAGTTGATGCTATTTTGGGTCTTAGCTTTGATGACTCACCCTGCAATTTGGCTGCTGCTGCTCTTTTCCATGTTTTGACTAGTGAT GGCCAAGATGATCACCTTTTGGAATCGCCTAGTAGCATTCGTTTCCTAATCAAATTGTTGAAACCAGTAATCTCTGCTGCTACTGTAGATAAAGCGCGAAATATGGGCTTTAAGCTCTTAGCATTGCGCAAGGATATTGGCATCTCACGCGAGGTGTCCACAGTGTCGGATTCCAGTGCTGCTGCTATTTTATCCAAAGTTCAGCAAATTCTTGTCAGTTCCAAAGACGTGAAGTCATGGGATGATGGTGAAATGGAGAGGCTCGAGTTGAATGCAAAGTGGATGGCGTTGTTGACTATGGAGAAGGCATGCCTATCTAAGATCTCTTTCGAAG ATGTATCTGGTGCAGTCAGGAAGACTGGTGGCAATTTTAAGGAAAAGTTACGAGAGCTTGGTGGCCTTTATACTGTCTTTGAGGTTGCGATGGAATGTCATAATGTTTTTAAG agAATGGTAGAATACAGTCAACCTTCTACTCCAGATGTAAAAGATTATTTGGATCTACAAAGCCTTGCAATATTATTGAAGTGTTTGAAAATTATGGAAAATGCcacatttttaagcaaagaTAATCAG ACTCATTTGCTTGGAATGAGAGGAAAATTGGCTTCTCATGGATCAAAATTATCTTTTACAAGTCTTATTATAAgcatcatcaaaattttgtctG GTTTTTATCTTCTTCAACATCCTCCTGCCACCTCTGGTAATGAAAAGTGCAGTCTATTTGATGCTGTGGACAACAAAG TAGACTCCAATGAGGCTAAGTCAATTGGCTCTTCTAAAAGGTGTTCCAGCACAGGGAGGACATCCTCCGAAATAAGCCTTATTTCATCACAGAGAAGTTCAAGGGAATCTTATGCCCATCATTCTGTTTCTAGTTCTGAAAGTGCCACTACATCTATGAGAGATTCATGCTTAATAAAGACAGGACTCAGCTCTTCTAGTTCTGGTTCATGTCATGGAGCAGTATTAAGGATTTCCAGTAGTGAAACACTAGGAACTAGTAATGGGATGAGAATCAATTTTGATCATGTTGAGAGATCTTGTGGTTCAAAGGATATATCGTGTGAACTTTTGAAAGAGAGTCAAGATCCTTTTGCATTTGATGAAGATGAACTCGCGCCCTCAAAATGGGAGGTGTTGTCTGGCAAAGAAAAAATATCCCGAATTAAAAGAAATATCTTAAAGGACAAAGAATTTGGTAATCAGCTTATGATGAGTCAAGAAGCATCAAGTGGATTAGAAAATCACCAGAAAGAATTAGGTGACCTGGATCACCTTCTTTCACTTGAAAACATGTCTTCCCCTGCTGCTGACAAGGGAAACTCTGGCCTTCTGTCCGACTGCCTTCTTACTGCCATCAAG GTTCTGATGAATTTAACAAATGAAAATCCTGTTGGCTGTCAGCAAATTGCGGCCTGTGGAGGACTTGAGACCATGTCATCATTGATTGCTGATCACTTTCCTTTATTCAGCTCACCTTCACTTCCATTGattgaaacaaaagaaaacacgtCACGCAGTGAACTACAGCATCAAAGTGATCAACATCTTACTGATCAAGAGTTAGATTACCTTGTTGCTATACTGGGCCTGCTTGTGAACTTGGTAGAGAAAGATGCATCTAACAG ATCACGGCTTGCCGCAGCAAGTATTGTTTTACCTGCCTCAGATGGATTAGAAGAGGAGAGCCACAGGGACGTAATTTCACTACTGTGTTCCATCTTTCTGGCCAACCGTGGGGCTGGTGACGCATCTGAAGAAGGAAACACTGTGTCATGG GATGATGAGGCAGCTTTGCtgcaagaagagaaagaagctgAGAAGATGATTGTACAAGCTTATGCAGCCCTGCTACTTGCATTTCTTTCGACGGAAAG CAAAAGTGTACGTGATGCAATTGCCAACTTCCTTCCAAATCGCAACCTGACTGTTCTTGTACCTGTTCTGGAGAGATTTGTG GCATTTCATTTGACGTTAAACATGATTTCACCGGAGACTCACATATCCGTGATGGAAGTCATCAAATCATGTAGGGTGCCGTGA
- the LOC119987821 gene encoding ABC transporter G family member 9-like yields MDSLKPTLGSFVASAFNINIHLFCEMGMETSITDINETVYQNTKLYSNNQTLREAMEIEVKIMENQSHTEDPKPLNIFKRARAPVTLTFEDVKHRISKKRRSFFCNSTKSEDRLILSGASGAVLPGEMLVILGPSGSGKTTLLTALGGRLGGKTSGRIIYNGKPFSAAIKQNMGFVAQINYFYPHLTVHETLVFAALLRLPGNLAKEEKLLQVEAMINQLGLNQCKNTIVGGKFVRGISGGERKRLGIGEEMLRNPSLLFLDEPTSGLDSTIASRIVSLLWRLAKGGRTIVTTIHQPSSRLFYMFDKILLLSDGRTVYLGKGEHVMDYFASIGYAPSVVMNPSDFLLDLANGVFSGDSKEDVKSAKQALISAYESNLVNKLKVELQGIGNFSDITASEDEEIGLWSTSWQQQFLVLLKRSLKERRHQSYSRLKIGQVLAISFLTGLLWWQSTDLQNQVGLLFFYIKFGGFFSLTRNVFTFPRERLMLTKERSSGMYRLSSYFMARMVSDLPMDLALPTLFVFITYWMGGLKHNATNFFHTLIVLLYTVLVAQGLGLAIGAVVMKQKTAMTVAAVVILSLQLTGGFLVQNVPAFIDWIKYLSLTYYSYKLLLRSQYKPDERFQCGSNVSCLVKDFHRIKSVGLDEQVLSIVALALMLVGFRLVAYVALMKVGVIQHRKY; encoded by the exons ATGGAT AGTCTCAAGCCAACGCTAGGATCCTTTGTTGCTTCCGCCTTCAATATCAACATTCACCTTTTTTGTGAGATGGGTATGGAAACTTCTATCACCGATATAAA TGAAACTGTGTACCAGAATACGAAACTTTACAGCAATAACCAAACGTTGAGGGAAGCAATGGAAATTGAggtgaaaataatggaaaacCAGAGTCACACAGAAGACCCAAAACCTCTAAACATCTTCAAGAGAGCAAGGGCACCTGTTACCTTGACG TTTGAGGATGTTAAGCACAGAATAAGCAAGAAGAGGAGAAGTTTCTTCTGTAATAGTACAAAATCTGAGGACAGATTGATCTTGAGCGGCGCGAGTGGTGCAGTATTACCAGGTGAAATGCTGGTTATATTAGGCCCGTCGGGCAGCGGAAAGACGACTCTGTTAACAGCTTTGGGAGGCAGACTTGGAGGAAAGACTAGTGGTAGAATAATCTACAATGGTAAACCCTTCTCTGCAGCTATAAAGCAGAACATGGGATTTGTAGCTCAAATAAATTATTTCTATCCCCATCTTACTGTCCACGAAACATTAGTCTTTGCGGCTCTTCTTCGATTGCCCGGTAATCTTGCTAAAGAAGAGAAACTCTTGCAAGTTGAAGCAATGATTAATCAGCTTGGCCTGAATCAATGCAAGAACACCATTGTAGGAGGGAAATTTGTTAGAGGCATTTCAGGTGGGGAGAGAAAGAGGCTTGGTATTGGAGAAGAAATGCTGAGAAACCCAAGTCTTTTGTTTCTTGATGAGCCAACATCTGGCCTTGACTCGACCATAGCTAGCCGGATTGTCTCGCTTTTATGGAGGCTAGCGAAAGGTGGGCGGACAATCGTGACGACTATCCATCAACCTTCGAGTAGGCTATTTTACATGTTTGATAAGATCTTGCTGTTATCAGACGGTAGAACTGTTTACCTTGGAAAGGGAGAACATGTCATGGATTATTTTGCCAGTATTGGTTATGCACCATCTGTAGTCATGAATCCCTCAGATTTCCTTCTAGACCTTGCAAATG GAGTTTTTTCTGGGGATTCAAAGGAGGACGTAAAATCCGCGAAACAAGCTTTAATATCAGCTTATGAGAGTAACCTTGTCAATAAGCTGAAAGTTGAGCTCCAGGGTATTGGCAATTTCAGTGATATTACTGCTTCAGAGGACGAGGAGATTGGTTTATGGAGCACAAGTTGGCAGCAGCAGTTCCTTGTGTTGCTTAAAAGAAGTCTGAAAGAAAGGAGACATCAGTCCTACAGTCGCCTCAAAATTGGTCAGGTGTTGGCTATTTCTTTCCTCACTGGCCTCCTATGGTGGCAATCAACTGACTTGCAAAACCAG GTTGGGCTTCTTTTCTTCTACATCAAATTTGGGGGATTCTTCTCACTCACTCGAAATGTCTTTACCTTTCCTCGAGAACGCCTTATGCTGACAAAGGAAAGGTCTTCTGGTATGTATAGGCTCTCATCCTACTTCATGGCAAGAATGGTTAGTGATTTACCTATGGATCTTGCTCTCCCAACACTATTCGTCTTCATTACTTATTGGATGGGAGGGCTCAAACACAATGCCACAAACTTCTTCCACACCTTAATTGTTCTTCTATACACTGTTCTGGTAGCACAAGGCCTTGGACTTGCTATTGGTGCAGTGGTGATGAAACAGAAGACGGCTATGACAGTTGCAGCTGTTGTTATACTCTCACTGCAATTGACTGGTGGATTTCTAGTCCAGAACGTGCCGGCTTTCATAGATTGGATTAAGTACTTGTCGCTCACCTATTACTCTTATAAGCTCCTATTGAGGTCACAATACAAGCCTGATGAAAGGTTTCAATGTGGGTCAAATGTGAGTTGCTTGGTGAAGGATTTTCATAGAATTAAGTCTGTCGGACTTGATGAGCAGGTTTTGTCTATTGTTGCATTGGCTTTGATGCTTGTAGGTTTTAGACTTGTTGCGTATGTTGCTCTCATGAAGGTGGGCGTGATACAACATAGAAAATACTAA
- the LOC119989438 gene encoding wings apart-like protein 1 isoform X2, with protein MIVRTYGRRNRGGAPGTYSDSLDGDNDPSVFDSLSQETSQDFCSFNLLSQESSSIWSSSFDPDLYGHCSSQRSSSQFEDALSNDTVRKTKRAKNGKREAGKAMTSWVPSNSTTLMEAQEFGEMMEHVDEVNFALDGLKKEQPVRIRRASLLSLLSICGTVHQRRLLRTQGIAKNIVDAILGLSFDDSPCNLAAAALFHVLTSDGQDDHLLESPSSIRFLIKLLKPVISAATVDKARNMGFKLLALRKDIGISREVSTVSDSSAAAILSKVQQILVSSKDVKSWDDGEMERLELNAKWMALLTMEKACLSKISFEDVSGAVRKTGGNFKEKLRELGGLYTVFEVAMECHNVFKRMVEYSQPSTPDVKDYLDLQSLAILLKCLKIMENATFLSKDNQTHLLGMRGKLASHGSKLSFTSLIISIIKILSGFYLLQHPPATSGNEKCSLFDAVDNKDSNEAKSIGSSKRCSSTGRTSSEISLISSQRSSRESYAHHSVSSSESATTSMRDSCLIKTGLSSSSSGSCHGAVLRISSSETLGTSNGMRINFDHVERSCGSKDISCELLKESQDPFAFDEDELAPSKWEVLSGKEKISRIKRNILKDKEFGNQLMMSQEASSGLENHQKELGDLDHLLSLENMSSPAADKGNSGLLSDCLLTAIKVLMNLTNENPVGCQQIAACGGLETMSSLIADHFPLFSSPSLPLIETKENTSRSELQHQSDQHLTDQELDYLVAILGLLVNLVEKDASNRSRLAAASIVLPASDGLEEESHRDVISLLCSIFLANRGAGDASEEGNTVSWDDEAALLQEEKEAEKMIVQAYAALLLAFLSTESKSVRDAIANFLPNRNLTVLVPVLERFVAFHLTLNMISPETHISVMEVIKSCRVP; from the exons ATATGGTCTTCCTCTTTCGATCCCGACCTGTACGGGCATTGTTCGTCCCAGAGATCATCGTCCCAGTTCGAAGATGCGTTGTCGAACGACACGGTTAGGAAGACGAAGAGAGCTAAGAACGGGAAGAGGGAAGCGGGAAAGGCGATGACATCGTGGGTTCCGTCCAATTCCACTACGTTGATGGAGGCGCAGGAGTTTGGAGAGATGATGGAGCATGTGGACGAGGTGAATTTTGCACTCGATGGGTTAAAGAAGGAGCAGCCTGTGCGGATCAGGAGGGCGAGCTTGTTGTCACTGTTGTCAATTTGTGGGACGGTTCACCAGCGTAGACTCCTGAGGACTCAGGG GATAGCAAAGAATATAGTTGATGCTATTTTGGGTCTTAGCTTTGATGACTCACCCTGCAATTTGGCTGCTGCTGCTCTTTTCCATGTTTTGACTAGTGAT GGCCAAGATGATCACCTTTTGGAATCGCCTAGTAGCATTCGTTTCCTAATCAAATTGTTGAAACCAGTAATCTCTGCTGCTACTGTAGATAAAGCGCGAAATATGGGCTTTAAGCTCTTAGCATTGCGCAAGGATATTGGCATCTCACGCGAGGTGTCCACAGTGTCGGATTCCAGTGCTGCTGCTATTTTATCCAAAGTTCAGCAAATTCTTGTCAGTTCCAAAGACGTGAAGTCATGGGATGATGGTGAAATGGAGAGGCTCGAGTTGAATGCAAAGTGGATGGCGTTGTTGACTATGGAGAAGGCATGCCTATCTAAGATCTCTTTCGAAG ATGTATCTGGTGCAGTCAGGAAGACTGGTGGCAATTTTAAGGAAAAGTTACGAGAGCTTGGTGGCCTTTATACTGTCTTTGAGGTTGCGATGGAATGTCATAATGTTTTTAAG agAATGGTAGAATACAGTCAACCTTCTACTCCAGATGTAAAAGATTATTTGGATCTACAAAGCCTTGCAATATTATTGAAGTGTTTGAAAATTATGGAAAATGCcacatttttaagcaaagaTAATCAG ACTCATTTGCTTGGAATGAGAGGAAAATTGGCTTCTCATGGATCAAAATTATCTTTTACAAGTCTTATTATAAgcatcatcaaaattttgtctG GTTTTTATCTTCTTCAACATCCTCCTGCCACCTCTGGTAATGAAAAGTGCAGTCTATTTGATGCTGTGGACAACAAAG ACTCCAATGAGGCTAAGTCAATTGGCTCTTCTAAAAGGTGTTCCAGCACAGGGAGGACATCCTCCGAAATAAGCCTTATTTCATCACAGAGAAGTTCAAGGGAATCTTATGCCCATCATTCTGTTTCTAGTTCTGAAAGTGCCACTACATCTATGAGAGATTCATGCTTAATAAAGACAGGACTCAGCTCTTCTAGTTCTGGTTCATGTCATGGAGCAGTATTAAGGATTTCCAGTAGTGAAACACTAGGAACTAGTAATGGGATGAGAATCAATTTTGATCATGTTGAGAGATCTTGTGGTTCAAAGGATATATCGTGTGAACTTTTGAAAGAGAGTCAAGATCCTTTTGCATTTGATGAAGATGAACTCGCGCCCTCAAAATGGGAGGTGTTGTCTGGCAAAGAAAAAATATCCCGAATTAAAAGAAATATCTTAAAGGACAAAGAATTTGGTAATCAGCTTATGATGAGTCAAGAAGCATCAAGTGGATTAGAAAATCACCAGAAAGAATTAGGTGACCTGGATCACCTTCTTTCACTTGAAAACATGTCTTCCCCTGCTGCTGACAAGGGAAACTCTGGCCTTCTGTCCGACTGCCTTCTTACTGCCATCAAG GTTCTGATGAATTTAACAAATGAAAATCCTGTTGGCTGTCAGCAAATTGCGGCCTGTGGAGGACTTGAGACCATGTCATCATTGATTGCTGATCACTTTCCTTTATTCAGCTCACCTTCACTTCCATTGattgaaacaaaagaaaacacgtCACGCAGTGAACTACAGCATCAAAGTGATCAACATCTTACTGATCAAGAGTTAGATTACCTTGTTGCTATACTGGGCCTGCTTGTGAACTTGGTAGAGAAAGATGCATCTAACAG ATCACGGCTTGCCGCAGCAAGTATTGTTTTACCTGCCTCAGATGGATTAGAAGAGGAGAGCCACAGGGACGTAATTTCACTACTGTGTTCCATCTTTCTGGCCAACCGTGGGGCTGGTGACGCATCTGAAGAAGGAAACACTGTGTCATGG GATGATGAGGCAGCTTTGCtgcaagaagagaaagaagctgAGAAGATGATTGTACAAGCTTATGCAGCCCTGCTACTTGCATTTCTTTCGACGGAAAG CAAAAGTGTACGTGATGCAATTGCCAACTTCCTTCCAAATCGCAACCTGACTGTTCTTGTACCTGTTCTGGAGAGATTTGTG GCATTTCATTTGACGTTAAACATGATTTCACCGGAGACTCACATATCCGTGATGGAAGTCATCAAATCATGTAGGGTGCCGTGA
- the LOC119987648 gene encoding TIR-only protein-like has product MERYISSSPSAAKKLYSKILKPQQQFIAISRPPPCDVFINHRGIDTKRTISGLLYDHLRRLRLNPFLDSKNMKPGDNMLGKIESAIGRSKVGVAVFSPRYCDSYFCLHELALIMESKKKVIPIFCDVKPSELRVVDNESCEAKEIQRYKRALEEAKYTVGLTFDSQRDDWSEFLTKATDAVIKNLLEVEGQGGGRRRIGKYVVEGLLK; this is encoded by the exons ATGGAGCGATACATTTCATCGTCACCATCAGCAGCCAAGAAGTTATACAGCAAAATCCTGAAACCCCAACAGCAATTCATCGCAATCAGTCGACCACCACCGTGTGATGTCTTCATTAACCACCGCGGGATCGATACGAAGAGGACTATTTCTGGGTTGCTCTACGATCACTTGCGGCGGCTTAGGCTAAACCCCTTTTTGGACAGCAAGAATATGAAGCCAGGAGACAATATGCTCGGCAAAATCGAATCGGCTATCGGAAGATCTAAGGTTGGTGTTGCTGTGTTTTCGCCAAGATATTGTGACTCGTACTTTTGTCTCCATGAACTGGCCTTGATTATGGAGAGTAAGAAGAAAGTTATACCGATATTTTGTGATGTGAAGCCGTCGGAGTTGAGAGTTGTGGACAATGAAAGCTGCGAAGCTAAAGAGATTCAGAGATACAAACGGGCTCTTGAGGAGGCTAAGTACACGGTCGGACTCACATTTGACTCCCAAAGaga TGACTGGTCGGAGTTCTTGACGAAGGCGACCGACGCAGTGataaagaacttgttggaggtGGAAGGacaaggaggaggaagaaggaggATTGGTAAATATGTTGTGGAAGGATTACTAAAATGA